The genomic stretch CTAATCTTTTGAGAAAATATTTTGATTTAGTTGAATATGGTTTTATAGAATTTAATCAACCTAGCATAACAGAAGCAGCAAAAAAGCTAGTTAGTAATGGTGTAGATACTATTATTGTAGTTCCTTTATTATTTGCAGCTGGAGCTCACTTTAAAAGAGATATACCAAAGCAATTAGAAGAAATAAGAGGAGTAAAAATTATAATTGCAGAACCTA from Sulfolobus sp. S-194 encodes the following:
- a CDS encoding CbiX/SirB N-terminal domain-containing protein, with the translated sequence MYGVLLVLHGSKIKEWQDVAVQYANLLRKYFDLVEYGFIEFNQPSITEAAKKLVSNGVDTIIVVPLLFAAGAHFKRDIPKQLEEIRGVKIIIAEPIGVDERVAEILKERVVEALRSGTRS